One Homo sapiens chromosome 3, GRCh38.p14 Primary Assembly genomic window carries:
- the LAMB2 gene encoding laminin subunit beta-2 precursor, with protein sequence MELTSRERGRGQPLPWELRLGLLLSVLAATLAQAPAPDVPGCSRGSCYPATGDLLVGRADRLTASSTCGLNGPQPYCIVSHLQDEKKCFLCDSRRPFSARDNPHSHRIQNVVTSFAPQRRAAWWQSENGIPAVTIQLDLEAEFHFTHLIMTFKTFRPAAMLVERSADFGRTWHVYRYFSYDCGADFPGVPLAPPRHWDDVVCESRYSEIEPSTEGEVIYRVLDPAIPIPDPYSSRIQNLLKITNLRVNLTRLHTLGDNLLDPRREIREKYYYALYELVVRGNCFCYGHASECAPAPGAPAHAEGMVHGACICKHNTRGLNCEQCQDFYRDLPWRPAEDGHSHACRKCECHGHTHSCHFDMAVYLASGNVSGGVCDGCQHNTAGRHCELCRPFFYRDPTKDLRDPAVCRSCDCDPMGSQDGGRCDSHDDPALGLVSGQCRCKEHVVGTRCQQCRDGFFGLSISDRLGCRRCQCNARGTVPGSTPCDPNSGSCYCKRLVTGRGCDRCLPGHWGLSHDLLGCRPCDCDVGGALDPQCDEGTGQCHCRQHMVGRRCEQVQPGYFRPFLDHLIWEAEDTRGQVLDVVERLVTPGETPSWTGSGFVRLQEGQTLEFLVASVPKAMDYDLLLRLEPQVPEQWAELELIVQRPGPVPAHSLCGHLVPKDDRIQGTLQPHARYLIFPNPVCLEPGISYKLHLKLVRTGGSAQPETPYSGPGLLIDSLVLLPRVLVLEMFSGGDAAALERQATFERYQCHEEGLVPSKTSPSEACAPLLISLSTLIYNGALPCQCNPQGSLSSECNPHGGQCLCKPGVVGRRCDLCAPGYYGFGPTGCQACQCSHEGALSSLCEKTSGQCLCRTGAFGLRCDRCQRGQWGFPSCRPCVCNGHADECNTHTGACLGCRDHTGGEHCERCIAGFHGDPRLPYGGQCRPCPCPEGPGSQRHFATSCHQDEYSQQIVCHCRAGYTGLRCEACAPGHFGDPSRPGGRCQLCECSGNIDPMDPDACDPHTGQCLRCLHHTEGPHCAHCKPGFHGQAARQSCHRCTCNLLGTNPQQCPSPDQCHCDPSSGQCPCLPNVQGPSCDRCAPNFWNLTSGHGCQPCACHPSRARGPTCNEFTGQCHCRAGFGGRTCSECQELHWGDPGLQCHACDCDSRGIDTPQCHRFTGHCSCRPGVSGVRCDQCARGFSGIFPACHPCHACFGDWDRVVQDLAARTQRLEQRAQELQQTGVLGAFESSFWHMQEKLGIVQGIVGARNTSAASTAQLVEATEELRREIGEATEHLTQLEADLTDVQDENFNANHALSGLERDRLALNLTLRQLDQHLDLLKHSNFLGAYDSIRHAHSQSAEAERRANTSALAVPSPVSNSASARHRTEALMDAQKEDFNSKHMANQRALGKLSAHTHTLSLTDINELVCGAPGDAPCATSPCGGAGCRDEDGQPRCGGLSCNGAAATADLALGRARHTQAELQRALAEGGSILSRVAETRRQASEAQQRAQAALDKANASRGQVEQANQELQELIQSVKDFLNQEGADPDSIEMVATRVLELSIPASAEQIQHLAGAIAERVRSLADVDAILARTVGDVRRAEQLLQDARRARSWAEDEKQKAETVQAALEEAQRAQGIAQGAIRGAVADTRDTEQTLYQVQERMAGAERALSSAGERARQLDALLEALKLKRAGNSLAASTAEETAGSAQGRAQEAEQLLRGPLGDQYQTVKALAERKAQGVLAAQARAEQLRDEARDLLQAAQDKLQRLQELEGTYEENERALESKAAQLDGLEARMRSVLQAINLQVQIYNTCQ encoded by the exons ATGGAGCTGACCtcaagggaaagagggaggggacaGCCTCTGCCCTGGGAACTTCGACTGGGCCTACTGCTAAGCG TGCTGGCTGCCACACTGGCACAGGCCCCTGCCCCGGATGTGCCTGGCTGTTCCAGGGGAAGCTGCTACCCCGCCACGGGCGACCTGCTGGTGGGCCGAGCTGACAGACTGACTGCCTCATCCACTTGTGGCCTGAATGGCCCCCAGCCCTACTGCATCGTCAGTCACCTGCAG GACGAAAAGAAGTGCTTCCTTTGTGACTCCCGGCGCCCCTTCTCTGCTAGAGACAACCCACACAGCCATCGCATCCAGAATGTAGTCACCAGCTTTGCACCACAGCGGCGGGCAGCCTGGTGGCAGTCAGAGAATG GTATCCCTGCGGTCACCATCCAGCTGGACCTGGAGGCTGAGTTTCATTTCACACACCTCATTATGACCTTCAAG ACATTTCGCCCTGCTGCCATGCTGGTGGAACGCTCAGCAGACTTTGGCCGCACCTGGCATGTGTACCGATATTTCTCCTATGACTGTGGGGCTGACTTCCCAGGAGTCCCACTAGCACCCCCACGGCACTGGGATGATGTAGTCTGTGAGTCCCGCTACTCAGAGATTGAGCCATCCACTGAAGGCGAG GTCATCTATCGTGTGCTGGACCCTGCCATCCCTATCCCAGACCCCTACAGCTCACGGATTCAGA ACCTGTTGAAGATCACCAACCTACGGGTGAACCTGACTCGTCTACACACGTTGGGAGACAACCTACTCGACCCACGGAGGGAGATCCGAGAGAAGTACTACTATGCCCTCTATGAGCTGGTTGTACGTGGCAACTGCTTCTGCTACGGACACGCCTCAGAGTGTGCACCCGCCCCAGGGGCACCAGCCCATGCTGAGGGCATG GTGCACGGAGCTTGCATCTGCAAACACAACACACGTGGCCTCAACTGCGAGCAGTGTCAGGATTTCTATCGTGACCTGCCCTGGCGTCCGGCTGAGGACGGCCATAGTCATGCCTGTAGGA AGTGTGAGTGCCATGGGCACACCCACAGCTGCCACTTCGACATGGCCGTATACCTGGCATCTGGCAATGTGAGTGGAGGTGTGTGTGATGGATGTCAGCATAACACAGCTGGGCGCCACTGTGAGCTCTGTCGGCCCTTCTTCTACCGTGACCCAACCAAGGACCTGCGGGATCCGGCTGTGTGCCGCT CCTGTGATTGTGACCCCATGGGTTCTCAAGACGGTGGTCGCTGTGATTCCCATGATGACCCTGCACTGGGACTGGTCTCCGGCCAGTGTCGCTGCAAAGAACATGTGGTGGGCACTCGCTGCCAGCAATGCCGTGATGGCTTCTTTGGGCTCAGCATCAGTGACCGTCTGGGCTGCCGGC GATGTCAATGTAATGCACGGGGCACAGTGCCTGGGAGCACTCCTTGTGACCCCAACAGTGGATCCTGTTACTGCAAACGTCTAGTGACTGGACGTGGATGTGACCGCTGCCTG CCTGGCCACTGGGGCCTGAGCCACGACCTGCTCGGCTGCCGCCCCTGTGACTGCGACGTGGGTGGTGCTTTGGATCCCCA GTGTGATGAGGGCACAGGTCAATGCCACTGCCGCCAGCACATGGTTGGGCGACGCTGTGAGCAGGTGCAACCTGGCTACTTCCGGCCCTTCCTGGACCAcctaatttgggaggctgaggacacCCGAGGGCAG GTGCTCGATGTGGTGGAGCGCCTGGTGACCCCCGGGGAAACTCCATCCTGGACTGGCTCAGGCTTCGTGCGGCTACAGGAAGGTCAGACCCTGGAGTTCCTGGTGGCCTCTGTGCCGAAGGCTATGGACTATGACCTGCTGCTGCGCTTAGAGCCCCAG GTCCCTGAGCAATGGGCAGAGTTGGAACTGATTGTGCAGCGTCCAGGGCCTGTGCCTGCCCACAGCCTGTGTGGGCATTTGGTGCCCAAGGATGATCGCATCCAAGGGACTCTGCAACCACATGCCAG GTACTTGATATTTCCTAATCCTGTCTGCCTTGAGCCTGGTATCTCCTACAAGCTGCATCTGAAGCTGGTACGGACAGGGGGAAGTGCCCAGCCTGAGACTCCCTACTCTGGACCTGGCCTGCTCATTGACTCG CTGGTGCTGCTGCCCCGTGTCCTGGTGCTAGAGATGTTTAGTGGGGGTGATGCTGCTGCCCTGGAGCGCCAGGCCACCTTTGAACGCTACCAATGCCATGAGGAGGGTCTGGTGCCCAGCAAGACTTCTCCCTCTGAGGCCTGCGCACCCCTCCTCATCAGCCTGTCCACCCTCATCTACAATGGTGCCCTGC CATGTCAGTGCAACCCTCAAGGTTCACTGAGTTCTGAGTGCAACCCTCATGGTGGTCAGTGCCTGTGCAAGCCTGGAGTGGTTGGGCGCCGCTGTGACCTCTGTGCCCCTGGCTACTATGGCTTTGGCCCCACAGGCTGTCAAG CCTGCCAGTGCAGCCACGAGGGGGCACTCAGCAGTCTCTGTGAAAAGACCAGTGGGCAATGTCTCTGTCGAACTGGTGCCTTTGGGCTTCGCTGTGACCGCTGCCAGCGTGGCCAGTGGGGATTCCCTAGCTGCCGGCCATGTGTCTGCAATGGGCATGCAGATGAGTGCAACACCCACACAGGCGCTTGCCTGGGCTGCCGTGATCACACAGGGGGTGAGCACTGTGAAAG GTGCATTGCTGGTTTCCACGGGGACCCACGGCTGCCATATGGGGGCCAGTGCCGGCCCTGTCCCTGTCCTGAAGGCCCTGGGAGCCAACGGCACTTTGCTACTTCTTGCCACCAGGATGAATATTCCCAGCAGATTGTGTGCCACTGCCGGGCAGGCTATACGG GGCTGCGATGTGAAGCTTGTGCCCCTGGGCACTTTGGGGACCCATCAAGGCCAGGTGGCCGGTGCCAACTGTGTGAGTGCAGTGGGAACATTGACCCAATGGATCCTGATGCCTGTGACCCCCACACGGGGCAATGCCTGCGCTGTTTACACCACACAGAGGGTCCACACTGTGCCCACTGCAAGCCTGGCTTCCATGGGCAGGCTGCCCGACAGAGCTGTCACC GCTGCACATGCAACCTGCTGGGCACAAATCCGCAGCAGTGCCCATCTCCTGACCAGTGCCACTGTGATCCAAGCAGTGGGCAGTGCCCATGCCTCCCCAATGTCCAGGGCCCTAGCTGTGACCGCTGTGCCCCCAACTTCTGGAACCTCACCAGTGGCCATGGTTGCCAGCCTTGTGCCTGCCACCCAAGCCGGGCCAGAGGCCCCACCTGCAACGAG TTCACAGGGCAGTGCCACTGCCGTGCCGGCTTTGGAGGGCGGACTTGTTCTGAGTGCCAAGAGCTCCACTGGGGAGACCCTGGGTTGCAGTGCCATG CCTGTGATTGTGACTCTCGTGGAATAGATACACCTCAGTGTCACCGcttcacaggtcactgcagctgCCGCCCAGGGGTGTCTGGTGTGCGCTGTGACCAGTGTGCCCGTGGCTTCTCAGGAATCTTTCCTGCCTGCCATCCCTGCCATGCATGCTTCGGGGATTGGGACCGAGTGGTGCAGGACTTGGCAGCCCGTACACAGCGCCTAGAGCAGCGGGCGCAGGAGTTGCAACAGACGGGTGTGCTGGGTGCCTTTGAGAGCAGCTTCTGGCACATGCAGGAGAAGCTGGGCATTGTGCAGGGCATCGTAGGTGCCCGCAACACCTCAGCCGCCTCCACTGCACAGCTTGTGGAGGCCACAGAGGAGCTGCG GCGTGAAATTGGGGAGGCCACTGAGCACCTGACTCAGCTCGAGGCAGACCTGACAGATGTGCAAGATGAGAACTTCAATGCCAACCATGCACTAAGTGGTCTGGAGCGAGATAGGCTTGCACTTAATCTCACACTGCGGCAGCTCGACCAGCATCTTGACTTGCTCAAACATTCAAACTTCCTGG GTGCCTATGACAGCATCCGGCATGCCCATAGCCAGTCTGCAGAGGCAGAACGTCGTGCCAATACCTCAGCCCTGGCAGTACCTAGCCCTGTGAGCAACTCGGCAAGTGCTCGGCATCGGACAGAGGCACTGATGGATGCTCAGAAGGAGGACTTCAACAGCAAACACATGGCCAACCAGCGGGCACTTGGCAAGCTCTCTGCCCATACCCACACCCTGAGCCTGACAGACATAAATGAGCTG GTGTGTGGGGCACCAGGGGATGCACCCTGTGCTACAAGCCCTTGTGGGGGTGCCGGCTGTCGAGATGAGGATGGGCAGCCGCGCTGTGGGGGCCTCAGCTGCAATGGGGCAGCGGCTACAGCAGACCTAGCACTGGGCCGGGCCCGGCACACACAGGCAGAGCTGCAGCGGGCACTGGCAGAAGGTGGTAGCATCCTCAGCAGAGTGGCTGAGACTCGTCGGCAGGCAAGCGAGGCACAGCAGCGGGCCCAGGCAGCCCTGGACAAGGCTAATGCTTCCAGGGGACAGGTGGAACAGGCCAACCAGGAACTTCAAGAACTTATCCAGAGTGTGAAGGACTTCCTCAACC AGGAGGGGGCTGATCCTGATAGCATTGAAATGGTGGCCACACGGGTGCTAGAGCTCTCCATCCCAGCTTCAGCTGAGCAGATCCAGCACCTGGCGGGTGCGATTGCAGAGCGAGTCCGGAGCCTGGCAGATGTGGATGCGATCCTGGCACGTACTGTAGGAGATGTGCGTCGTGCCGAGCAGCTACTGCAGGATGCACGGCGGGCAAG gagctgggctgAGGATGAGAAACAGAAGGCAGAGACAGTACAGGCAGCACTGGAGGAGGCCCAGCGGGCACAGGGTATTGCCCAGGGTGCCATCCGGGGGGCAGTGGCTGACACACGGGACACAGAGCAGACCCTGTACCAG GTACAGGAGAGGATGGCAGGTGCAGAGCGGGCACTGAGCTCTGCAGGTGAAAGGGCTCGGCAGTTGGATGCTCTCCTGGAGGCTCTGAAATTGAAACGGGCAGGAAATAGTCTGGCAGCCTCTACAGCAGAAGAAACGGCAGGCAGTGCCCAGGGTcgtgcccaggaggctgagcag CTGCTACGCGGTCCTCTGGGTGATCAGTACCAGACGGTGAAGGCCCTAGCTGAGCGCAAGGCCCAAGGTGTGCTGGCTGCACAGGCAAGGGCAGAACAACTGCGGGATGAGGCTCGGGACCTGTTGCAAGCCGCTCAGGACAAGCTGCAGCGGCTACAGG AATTGGAAGGCACCTATGAGGAAAATGAGCGGGCACTGGAGAGTAAGGCAGCCCAGTTGGACGGGTTGGAGGCCAGGATGCGCAGCGTGCTTCAAGCCATCAACTTGCAGGTGCAGATCTACAACACCTGCCAGTGA